In the genome of Lathyrus oleraceus cultivar Zhongwan6 chromosome 4, CAAS_Psat_ZW6_1.0, whole genome shotgun sequence, the window CACATTATGCAGACCAATTACAAGGCAAATGCAGGCTAACTGCAAATTATGCATGCATATTGCAGGCCAAATGCAAGCCATGTACATGCAAACTGCATGCCAAATGCAGGCATAATATAGGCATATTGCAAGCCATATGCATGCAAGTTGCAGGCCAAATGCATGCATTGTGCATACAAAGTCCATTGTCAAATGTGTAGATGTAAAATGTTGTGTATCAAGACTATATATTTCATTCCTTAATTAAGACAAATGTTGTGGATCAATCAATACTATAAACCTTAATCCATCAAAGTAATTCATTCCTTAATTAGGTCAAATTACAAGATAATGGATctttttttacaaaataaaacCTAATCAACTTAACACTTAAGGATCCTTCTAAAACCATATCCCTTTATCATAATCTAACACATAATCAAATAAAAACCTATTTTATTAGTGTTAAAGTAACAAAGGAAAATAACAAAATGAGAGTGATCATTAAGTTGAACTTCAATTGCTTATTCAATAATTTCAACTTTATCTTCATTTCTTCATCTTTAATGTTGACATCTTTAACCTTTTGTTTCTCTTTATTTAAATTTTGTTGTAACGAGGAGATGACTTCTTTTGTTCTAGGATTCATGTCTTCATCAAACCAAACAAAATGACTGTATTTCTTGTAGTCTTGCAATTGGATACATCAATTGAGAAGAAAGAAGCCAAGTAAATGGCAAATCAATACATGAATCATCAAGACAATATcaaaatcaacaaaaacaaaaatatacCTTATACATCCCACAACCATAGAAGCTGTGACTTGGTTTCACATCAGTCCATGCTATCATCAATGAAGCATTAAGACCGCATTCACATTTGAACCTCAAAGCACGACAACTGCTTTATGTGCTGGAAACTAGGTGTTGAGACACACGTTTATGGAAATTGAGTGTTGAAGTTaaatagaagaaaaagaagaagaacACAAAAGcaagaagaaagaaggaaaaaGAACTGTATTTCTAGGGTTTGCAAGTAACAAGAAAGAATAAGACATCTTATACTATTCAATTATACTTTAATTACatcatttatttaattttatttatttcaatctcattaaacaattatttttaatattatgTTATTCATTTTTGTAATAAAAGCCACTTTAACTATAAAACAACAACAAATTAATCCAGTACTACGTAATAAATAAGGAGGCCAACTATGCAAaggtggaaagaaaaaaaaagtaaattttaagaaaaaaaattgatttttaaaataaataataaaaaaagtggaaatgacaatttttttttaaaaaaagtaaATTTTAggaaaaaaattgattttatattaaataataaaaaaattaatcaGTAAAATAGAATATCAAATATGCATTTAAATCTATATTCTTTCCgattaatattataaaaaaagCCACTTTTCAAATTTATATAAATCAGATACTAAATAAATTTAAACATTAATTTTTTACTTATTATAATATCAAGAGAAATTATTTTTGTAATGTTCTTAATTATAGAATAATTAATCAAATACTTAAATAATAGAATTCGTGTGAGGTCCTTTCgtttttttcttattttttccCTATCTTTTAGGGTGATATCAAAGTGGAGTACATTAGCAAAAGTAACCACTTTTATATAcaaaacaaaaattatttttgTAAAATCTTTAATAAAAGTACTCGTTATCGAGTCCTTTAAACATAATTTAGTTTTCGTCCAAAACATATTTCGTTtttaaagaactcataaaaatAATTTTCCTTTTTATAAATATgtaaaaataattaataatagCGTCAGTCAAATAAATCAAAACGATAGGTTAAAAATAACTTGCGAATACCAGCAAATTAGACGACGTCGTGTTGCATTCCTCTCCACTTGCGTCATTTACATTCATAACCCTGAATTGGTCAAGTTTCAACAATTCATCACATTAATGTATTTGAAAATTATTACAAAGAAAGGGGTGATTCGGTAATTAGGAGTCCAATAAATCCACACGGACCCGCTTTGTGAGCCAAAAAAAAGGGCGTAAGGATCAGAGTAGTTACCGTGATCCATTTTTGTTATCTCTCTCCAAGTTTTCTATCTTTCATTCTCTCTAGAATTTTCTATCGTTTCATTTTCCTCGCAACTTAGGGTTTTTGCAAATCTCTTTGAAAAATCAAAGCCGAAGGTTCAGCCATGGTTTCTGATTCAATCTCTGCTGCTCCGATTCCTTCTGCCGCAAACACGAAGAACCCAGGCAAGAAGAAGAGGGTATGGTTTTCATTCTAATTCCGGTTTTTTCAATTTTCGTTACCACGTGCATTTTTTTGTCAATCGAAACTCAATGATTGTTCCTGTTTGAGTTTCAGACCAACAGGTCTGCGAAATTGAAGCAGTATAAGATTGATGCGCGTCGCGAACAATGGTTATCTCAAGGTATGTGTGATGTGAAAATCGATGTTTGTGTTAATCTATTGCTGTGGTGATTTTGTTGTATTGGTTATGATTTTTGTCAGGTGCTGCGAAGAATAAGGGGTGCAAGGATGGCGTGGAGGATGATATCCACCTGCCATCGTCGCCTATGGGTAAACGTGGGAAACAGGAATTGGAGAAAGTGGAGACGAGGCGGAGAGGTGAAGAGGATGTGATTCATCAAGACAGTGATTCGGAGTCACCATCGAACAGTCCCATCAGTCCGAATAGTAGTGTCTTATGTGGTGGTACTGATTCTGGGACGAATTTCACGGGTAGCAGCAGTGGTGGGAGCAGCAGAAGTAGTTCTAGCAGTGGCGGGTGTTTCTCTGGGAATGTTACAGAAGAGGAAGAGGATAATAATGATGAAGAggtagaagaagaagaagatgggTGCTTGGATGATTGGGAGGCTGTGGCAGATGCTTTAGCCGCTGATGACAAGCACGAAACCTCTTCACACGATGAACCTGTTGTGGAAATGGTTTCATCTTGTGAATTGACTCATGGTTCAAGTTTAGGATATCTGAACTCCAAATCAGGTAGTGCTGGGATGGTTCCTTGGGGCTCTGGCAATGCTAGAGCTTGGAGGGTGGACGATGCTCTTCGCCCCCAGACTTTGCCCAATCTTTCAAAACAGCATAGTATGCCGAATCCAGACCGGCGTTTTGGAGGAGGGGTTCCCTGGTCTCGCACTTCTGTGCCATCCCCTTGTCCAATTTGTTGTGAGGATCTCGATCTAACGGACACAAGTTTTCTACCATGCAATTGCGGTTTTCGGCTTTGTCTCTTTTGCCACAAGAGGATTCTTGAGCAGGATGCTCGTTGTCCCGGGTGCAGGAAGCAGTATGAGTGTGAACCTGTTGAGACAGAGGCAAGTGTGCATGGAGGTAGCCTTACTCTTCGGTTGGCTCGATCTGTTAGCATGATCGAAAGGTCTTGAGAGATTCTCTGTTTTCATGAGTTGTGTATGCCGTTGTCTCTCCTTTTTGCATTATTCGTATGTTTGTACTTTTTTAGGTTGAAATATCTAATTTTCATAGGTCTAGTTGGTTAGGTCATGAGATTTTTTTAGCACTGCCGAACTCAAGTTGTTTCCCATTTCATCTTATGGTGCACGTGTTAATGTAGAATGCTCATGTTGGTATGTGAATACATAAGGTGGTATAGAAATTCAATACATTGAAAATAATGGTTACATCATGTGGCGACATATTTCATTTAGGCTTCTACTTCACTTTTTGTGTATAGCTTTTGTACTCCAAATTCCACAACTATGCAATGTCGTTGTTTGATTGAACATGCTCGTAATTATATCTGTCTTGCAATGTATTGTGTTTATTTTCCTCTCTTAACTGTTACTGACAAGTATGCTTATGATCATTAGTCAAATTATTTTCATGTATTTTTATCGTTTCAAATGTTTTCTGGCCTTAAGTTTTACTCTGCCTCTGAAGCATGAACAGAGTCAGGGAAGTATTGTTGGTCAAGTTGTGTATCATTCTTATATAATCAGTTTCTATTTCATCTAAGAATTGTCTTGGCAGTGTTAGCAAAGCTCTTAAGGTTTAATGTACGGACTGGAATCTAAAATGCCTCAAAACTATCATTCAACAAACTGGCTTGTGGGTTGTTTTTGAACATCAAAGGCGGTACAAAAATACTATGTTAGTctgttttgtttttctttattcTTACTTTAAATTTGACATAGCTTATGCAATGAAAAATTGGAAGCGATTGCTTTTTTCATTGTCAGCTAACATTGTAAATATATGTTTAAATTATACTTGTGACATTTGAATATTGTTTTTGTTTCCTTATGATTCTCCTCTAGGAACCAATATACTTTTGTAAGTATAAATTTGAAGACGAGTCAATAGGGTTTTCAAGTTTTTCAAGGTATGAGAGTATCTTTTTGGTGTTGCTGTATATGCTTCTTAAAAGTATGATTTAGTTTTTGTGAATGAATAATTTATCCTTCATGTTTTCCTGGGGTTATGTTTCAATTATATAAATCACCATCAGATCCTAGAAACATCACATACTTCCCAAGCATATTTGTGAATTGTTTCTGGAATTTCTTGACTAGTAATAGGATTCTGGATATTCCCTGTTACATAATTCTATACTAAGGGTGGTTCATGGTTGAGAAGATTGGTTGTTGGAAGGTGATTGCACTTTAGAATGAAAGTCATATTTTATTTGTTTGCAGATTTTGTACCCCAATCATTTATCTCATCATCGTGCATTTACCATAAGATATGTGGTTTTCACATCTTTTTGTGTCTCTCCTGCTGTTACTACTTTGGTGTTTGTTCCAGTGTAGACAAGAATTGATCACATTATGTGGAACCTGAGTGAGGGGTAGCTCAACTGGTTGTTAAGCTTAGGGTTATAAAGGATTTGGAGGTCATAGATTTAATCCCTGACAAGGAGAACAAAATAAAACTAGTAACTAGCTACTAACAAAACATTACCTTATCCTTTTCCATATACGGGCTACAATAATCTTGGATCTCCTTTTTCCCTCAACTTAGTGAGTGCAAAACAGATTAGTTAATTGTTTTTCTTTGCAATGTAGATATGGTAAGTCATTCGTGATACCATTCCTTACTTAGGTGTCTCTACTAGTGGTAGGTCTGTCCTTTAAAACAATCTGTTTGACTATGTTTCAAACAAGCCGAGGAGTGGGAATCCCTTTGAAAATAGGGTCAATATAGTTAAGTAGAATGTTACTGATGTGTTCAATTAATGTGATATGTAACAGCAGTTATTGAAATGTTGATTTGCAAACAGATGGGCTATTTCAGAGTGGAAACATACACAAGAAAGATAACTTCTAGGGAGTATAATTAGAATTGTCCTCCATGTGAATTAGGGATAAAATGAGATGTTATAACACCACATTTTTGGCCTTGAATTTGGGTAGTCTGAAGTCATGGTTTGGGTATTCTAAATGCAAAGCCAAACATGTATCAGGAAATCAACAAATAGTTTGTACATTTTTTAATTACACTACTATCATTTAGAGATCATTTTGTGATGTGCTTCAGCCTTTGTGATGTTCTTATGCTTAAGATTAGGCATTTGTAGTTTAGTAATTCCACCGTCCCATATTTAAAACtgctttcttttcattttctCATTTGAGCGAAGCTTACCACACTTAAAATATGAATAGATCATCTTATGAGAAGGTAAAGTGTGATTTCTTACCAACCAAACACATTATAAATTTAGATTCACAGTTAATCTTATGAGAAGGTAAAGATTCACAGTTAATCTTATGAGAAGGTAAAGTGTGATCTATTACCGATCACTTGAGGGAGAAACACATAAATTTTAGATTCACATATAATTTGAATGGTGAGAAATTACATTTTACCCTCGTGGGAAAGTTAGCTTATTGAAATAAgtatctatataatatattaaatctgaaaTGAATGATTAAATCTTGATATATGTTAATACTTCTATTTATTTGTGTCATATCATTTTATAATGTGACACTCTTAATActcattttcacttttcaaaaagtaaaaaacaatatttattatttattgaAGGTCACGAGATTTATATTTTTAACGAAATAATTTGACAAGGTCATGAGTTTGAACCATTgtaaaaacaatttttttatttttatttttaacGAAATAATTTGACAATACTATcaatatttcaaaaataaataaataaataaataaataaatgtatATTTATATTTCAAATTTAAAATAAACCTGGGAAtctaaaaattaaaattaaaacttAATTTTCTTTGAAAGCATAAAAAAATAACacttaaaataaatatttttattttcaaaggagtaattgtcaaaaaaataatttttaatctaataattaattattttaatatatatttttaatgtgtttttaaaATAGTTATAGTTTCTTTCAACTTTAAAATATTAAATGGTATAGTATTTTTCATCATTCCATTTACTATATTTGttgattttaatattttattttgatatcattaaagaaaataaaaagatataatatattatataaatTTAAATTTTCTCTGGATTCAATTAACTAAAATAATTTATCTTTATTTTAAAATAGtatttttaagaaaataaatttcatatttattttaaacaaaatattttaaaatataagAGTTATTTCAACAAAGTATATTatcttaaattttaaaattatattatAATAGATGTAAAAACTCAAATGCCATTAAATAGATTTTGTTTTCTTAAAATTATTCTAGTAAAAATAATACTTAAAacaaatatttttaattttaaagcAGATCTACATAATTTTCAGAGATAAATCACTTTCAGTTGATGTTAAAATATAATTGAGTCAACTATAATTTTTTGCTACATTCATGTACTTCAGTAGGAACAATATCTTTTGATTTCTCACTTATGAAAATACAGATTTTTCAAATAGAATTTACTTTACTATTTTcttttataataataataattatacAGAGCataataaattttttgaaaataatatCTACAAAAAAAATACTCATAAGTTAAGTTTTTACAATTTTattaactaaaataaataaattatttaaaaaataattaaatataaattGTATAAAGttaataaaattttatttgataataattataaataattttatcTAATATTAAAACTAAACACACATCTTTAACCACTTAAAATTAAATATCTAAATCAAAGATAACTAATCAAAAATATGAGAATCAAGACAATTACTTATTAAATTTGATATATATTATTTTCataaaatttataaatattacttttattttttttgaaattattttttaattataaatattaaagactaaaaaatttataatatatttttaatataatgTTTCTACataattttataatattttttcaATATAATGTCTCTAAATAAATTATTTCAATAATACATATAAGAAAATTGAGTTTATTGTTTGCTCTTTTTTTATAATAATGATTAATAAACAATTATATTGTTATATAATAAACTCTCATATTTTAACAATAAAATCACATAAATATTTTATATTcccattcataacaaataaaacaaattactttTCTTATAAAAGTTATTAAAgtattaatttaaaaaaaattaacaaaaaaattaCACATAAGTttaataatataaattaatttaTAACGGCATATCTTGTGTGTTTTAATTTAGTTAATATATTTAGTTTGTGATAAAGATATAACGTGAAGtttttaagttttttttaatCTTCTATTGAATGTGAAATTAATTCTGAAGTTTGTTAAGTCATTTTATGTGatttatttaaatataaataactctaaaataaatgataatattatatttatttattttacatAATCACAATTATTTTTGAGGCAACATAATCACTATTTTTTTTGTTTCGCTAAAATTAAATACATACACAGCGGAAGGGGATCCTCTCCCGTGTAACTTCTGGAGAGGGAGGAGTGGGCATCCAAGGTCCAAGCCATTAAAATCATTGCATCATAGAATCCCCTCATGTTGTCTTGCCCCTTTGAGTATagaaaggaaaagaaaaaaagaaagcGACATTGTAGTTATCACTCAAAATACAATAACCCTCAACATTATCTGATCAATAatataaaactaataaaaagCATAACAAACGAGATAATTAAGTTGAATTAATTGAAATTATGATCCAAATATATGAATCCATATCACTTTCTTGGATTAGTTGAGATCCGAATCCAATATAACCTTACAATACTAAGGTTTAATTTGGAGAAGAGGGAAGTGAAGGGGAGTGAAGAAATAGAACGATAAAAGGAAAGAATTGAAAGATTTTAGGTGAGAGTATTTTAAGattgttttttatttataatataattttttttgaatttaaaatttgtattggagaaagattttgatGATTTATATAAATTCTTTAAAAATATATTATGGTATAATATATtaaaagttaaaaataaaaattaaagaTAGTGTATTGACAATATAATTTTACAGTATTATTTAATAGagattcatcatttaattttgttatacaattaatttaaaaatattaaactGATTCATGTGATTAATTGATAGTGTAAAATCATTTTACACTGcatatatattatatatatatatatatatatatatataatatatatatatatatatatatatatgataaatatttattccattttataaaaaaatatagttttaaaaaatattagttttttttatttttaaaaataaatcttATCTACCAAAGCCTTTTCTTCTCCTTCCTTACAAACTATGAAACAATGTCTAAGCGTCTAACCATTATAAATCACAAATTAATTTCGATACAAGTTTGATAACCATATTTGGAGGTCAAATCACTTCActtcaatttatttatttttataaagctagaatatattaaataaataaaaggaaAGAAAACAAAAATTAGGAGGAGAAAATCAATAgaaataaaaatcattttttttaatcAAAGAGACATTTGATGTATAAGACATCAGAAGACTTTAAATCTAAAGACTAAATCAGTTAAAAAATCAAAGTCTTTAAATccatagaaaataaatttaaaccaaGTTATTTATGAATTGACTTAATACAAACATTATATGAAATTTTGACACTTTACACCGTAGGCTACACCCTATATAAGAAACCAATGTGAAATAAATTATCGAAAAATAAAACTAGTATGATTTATGTACACTTATGGTGTAAGTGTTATACATCATTTTTCTTAGATTTAAGAACAAAATTGCCTTAATAGTAAATTGTCTTTTCTTTTATTACCCATCATCAATTGACTTAATAGTAAATGTGTCTTTTCTTTTATTAGCCATAAATCTTAAGATCCATATGTTAGATcttataatattttaaaaattaaatagATTTGACAGTCGAATCTGAAATTAGAAATATTATCGATCTAGTTTGATTGTTTAACCGGATAAATTATTGAATCCTCAGAATCATCAAAAATCGATAAAAATTGTTAGTTTTAAAAAATTATAGATTAAATGCGaactttttaaaaataaaacaacatggttttgatatttaatttttttgaaaaatataagtaaattttattcaaaatttatttggaacaactttttaaaattaaattaaatttattagACGATACAATTATTTTGTTATTTAATTTATATTGcgaataattttttttatttgaatttaTATTTTGTACTAGTTTATTGTGTGTAATGattatatttaaaatttaaattaaaaaaatgaatttattaagttatgttattttgaaattttgtgattttttttagACAAAAAGCTATCCATTTTGATCGATTGAATAATTATATACTAATTTTGTTATAGAGATCGATTTATTCAACCAAGTTATTGTTGGAAATTATGGACAATCAATGCCCACGAGAATGTTTCAATATGACAAGAAATATGcaattaattaataataataaatgcaTTGTCAATAGTCCCACATAGAAAGTGGTACTCACATTAATTGTATTTATaaagaattaaaaatattaaaCTCAATAAAGAACCTAAAGAGGATAAAATGCCATAAGAATAAATGTGGTGGTCTCAAGCATTATTCTACATGTCTCATCCAAACAACCCTTTGTCGGTGTCATCATTAACAACACCGACTCCGACCACGGGACCGGGTCCAAGGGCGTGGGCGTATAGACGCTAGTGGCCCCTTGTAGGGGCACTTGAGCACTTAGGCGCGACGCATCTGAGCAATCGGGGCTACTCACGACGTTATACGGCGTCGTTGACACTCCGACGCTCCGGCGGCCGACATGCAGCAGCTTAATTTTAATTATTGCTTATGGTTTTAGTCGTTGCTTGAAGTCTAAAATTTCGAATTCGAAATATGTAATAATTCATGAAGTGATGCATAATGTAATCATATGCGAATCATTGCAAATTTATGCTAAAAATGTGTTGTTTCATCAAGAGTTGCAACCTTGTGAAATAACACATGCATGACCTATAAATACATTATTCAGTATTCGAAAATCACAACAAAAAACCGTGCATCCTCTTCACATAATTTCAGACACTCTTCCCTGCATTCGAATCTTGACCAGTCTTGTGCAGATTCGATTAGAAGGCTGAATTATCATGGGTATTCTTGCGTTCCAACTATAAAACTATAAAGAGAGTGtttgaaatacttttaaggaaaaTGACACCATTCACGATTCAGACTTGGATCCATTCAACCTTAACGATTTATCTAACAGTCTTAAAAATATTCAAATAATGGTTTTCGATGCTGCAGTTTCAAGCATTAAAGTTATGAACCAATACCTTGTCAAGTTGGATCCCTTTGATGGAACTAACTTCACCAAATGACAAGATAAGATAATATTCCCACTGACCGCCCTGAAGGTTCATTATGTCTTACATCCTGACTTAACACCAATTCCTAAACTAATCGAGGATGACTCTGATGAACTTAAGAAGAAGCGCAAGAAACGTAAAGAAGGAAAATTTATATGTCGTGGACATATCCTGAATACGCGATTTGATCGTCTCTACGACCTTTATACGGATACTCAGTCTGCAATAGAAAATTGGAAAGCACTCGAATTTAAATTCAAGACCGAAGAGGAAGGTACAAAGaagtttttaatttttaaatatttttacTTTAAAATGATAGACTCCAAGCCCATTCTTCCCTAAGTGCACAAGTTACAGGTTCTCGTGAATAAAATAAAAGTTGTGAAAATCGACATTCCTGAAACTTTTCAAGTCGGTGCAATCATTGGAAAGTTGCCACCTTCGTGGAAAGGCTATAGAAAAAAACTGTTGCATGGTTCCGAGGACTTCTCTCTGGAGAAAATCCAAAACCAAATTCAAATCGAGGAGGAATCGAAGGACAGGGAGAAATCAGAGTCCGATGGATTTTCCAAGGCCAATGCTCTTATCGTTAAGAAAAATAGAAACACAATGGTATGAAGAATCATCTTGGCTAAAGGAAGGAACATAACAAGTTCAAGAATGTTGGTGGTCTGAAAGGTCCAAAAAACTGATGTTTTGTGTGCGGTAAACCTGACCACTATGCTCGAGATTGCAGACACAACAAGTCCAAAAATGAGATCAATATAATTCATGCAAATGACGACATAATCGCTTCAATGAACGAAATAATGGCAATCAAAGGCAAAATGCAAGGATGATGGTATGATACACGTGCTACCGTACATGTCTCTTATGACAAGGATGTTTTCAAAACCTATTTTGAGGAAAATGATGAACAATTAGTACAAAGGGAAAATGAAGTACGATCTAGAGTTGTTGGAACCGGATCCGTCAAACTCAACTTCATTTCCGCAAAGAAAGTCACCCTTGTCAATGTGCTTCATGTCCCCGACTTGAATAGAAATCTTGTTAGTGGGGATTTGTTGGGAAAACCGGATATTAAATATGTAGATGAATCGAGCAAACTTATATTGACCCATAATGGTGTATTTGTTGGAAACAGATATTCCGCTGAAGGAATGATCAAAGTTTGTACTATCGACAATATTAATAATATTGAAATTTCTAATTCTACTTACATGCTTGAGTC includes:
- the LOC127073875 gene encoding uncharacterized protein LOC127073875, giving the protein MVSDSISAAPIPSAANTKNPGKKKRTNRSAKLKQYKIDARREQWLSQGAAKNKGCKDGVEDDIHLPSSPMGKRGKQELEKVETRRRGEEDVIHQDSDSESPSNSPISPNSSVLCGGTDSGTNFTGSSSGGSSRSSSSSGGCFSGNVTEEEEDNNDEEVEEEEDGCLDDWEAVADALAADDKHETSSHDEPVVEMVSSCELTHGSSLGYLNSKSGSAGMVPWGSGNARAWRVDDALRPQTLPNLSKQHSMPNPDRRFGGGVPWSRTSVPSPCPICCEDLDLTDTSFLPCNCGFRLCLFCHKRILEQDARCPGCRKQYECEPVETEASVHGGSLTLRLARSVSMIERS